In the Streptomyces cinnamoneus genome, CGTGCGGGGAGTGCGCCGCGAAGGGCTGAACCGCAGGCGAACGGCCCCGGACGTCATCCGACGTCCGGGGCCGTTCGCGTCGCGCACGCGTCACGCGCGGGGCAGACCGGCGTCCAGCAGGGCCCGCAGCCGGTCGGCGTCACCGGGGGCGGCCAGCGCCCGCTTGGGCAGGATCACCAGGCAGGCGCCGCGCTTGTCGGGGCTGAGCAGCACGAAGTGGTCCTTCGTCTCGGTGTAGCGGCCGAAGGCCGACCACGCCATCGACTGACTGCCGTGCGCCCACGAGGCGGCCATGCCGCCGGCCGCCACCGTCGTATGCCTCGGCCCCTGCCCCTGGAGGGCCTTGTGCAAGGAACGGGCCTGCAGGACCGGGCCTCCCACCAGCGCGAACACGGCCACCAGGCCGCAGATCACCAGCGGGGGCCAGTCCCGCGCCTCGGGCCCCTTGACGAGGATGCCGGCCGCGAACACCGCGTAGCACAGCGGCAGCAGCACCTTCTGCAGACGCGCACTGCGCACCACCCGGGCGCGGGCACGCAGCGCCGACCGCATGTCGGCGACCGTGAGCTCGTAGTCGAACGTCAGGGAGTCGGCGTGCGCCGGAACCGGCGCCGCCACTGCCTCACTCACCGGCCGACGGCTCCTTCACGAGCTGGTCCTCGTTCGGCAGGGCACCGCCGAAGCGGCGGTCGCGCTGGGCGTACTCCAGGCAGGCGCGCCACAGGTCGCGGCGGTCGAAGTCGGGCCACAGGACGTCCTGGAAGACCATCTCGGCGTAGGCGCTCTGCCAGATCAGGTAGTTGGAGGTGCGCTGCTCGCCGCTCGGCCGCAGGAACAGGTCCACGTCCGGCATGTCCGGGTAGTACATGTACTTCTGGAGGGTCTTCTCGCTGACCTTCGAGGGGTCGAGCCGGCCCGCCTTCACGTCCTCCGCCATGGCCTGCGCCGCGTCCGCGATCTCCGCACGGCCGCCGTAGTTCATGCAGAAGTACAGCGTGAGCCGGTCGTTGTCCTTGGTCTGCTCCTGGGCGACCTGGAGCTCCTTGGCCACCGACTTCCACAGCTTGGGCATCCGGCCGACCCAGCGCACCCGGATGCCGAGCTCGTCGAGCTGGTCCCGGGTCTTGCGGATGAAGTCGCGGTTGAAGTTCATCAGGAAGCGCACCTCGTCGGGCGAGCGCCGCCAGTTCTCGGTGGAGAAGGCGTACAGGGAGATGGCCCCGACGCCCATCTCGATCCCGCCCTGGAGCACGTCCAGGACCCGCTCGGCACCGACCTTGTGGCCCTCGGTGCGGGGCAGGCCGCGCTCCTTGGCCCAGCGGCCGTTGCCGTCCATGACGATCGCCACGTGCTCGGGCACCAGCTCGCCGGGGATCTTCGGCGGCCGCGCGCCCGACGGGTGGGGCTCGGGGGTGCGGTACTCGCGTCGGGAACGGCCCAGAATCCCGCGTCGTGCCATGGGTGCCACTTCTCCTTGATGCCTGTGTTCGCTTATTGCTCGACGTAGCGGAGGGAACGGAGCCCCCGCTCCAGATGCCACTGCAGGTAGGACGCCACCAGCCCGCTGCCCTCCCGGACGTACCGCGCCTCGCACGCGTCCGCCGTCGCCCAGTCCCCGGTCAGCAGCGCGCCCAGGAGCTCGATCGACTCCGAGGAGGGTACGACGCTTCCGGGCACCCGGCACTCCCCGCACACCACCCCGCCGGCGGCCGCCGAGAAGAACCGGTTGGGCCCCGGCATCCCGCACTTCGCGCAGGCGCCGAAGCTGGGCGCGTAGCCGTTGACGGCGAGGGAGCGCAGCAGGAACGCGTCGAGGATGAGGTGCGGGGCGTGCTCGCCCGCGGCGAGGGTGCGCAGACCGCCGACGAGCAGCAGGTACTGCTGCACGGCGGGCTCGCCCTCGTGGTCGGTGAAGCGCTCGGCGGTCTCCAGCATGGCGGTGCCGGCGGTGTAGCGGGCGTAGTCGGTGACGATGCCGCCGCCGTACGGGGCGATGGTCTCGCTCTGGGTGCACAGCGGGAGCCCGCGCCCGACCAGCTCGCTGCCGCGCGCGAAGAACTGCACGTCGACGTGCGAGAACGGCTCCAGCCGCGCCCCGAACTTCGACTTGGTGCGCCGCACCCCCCGGGCCACCGCCCGCACCCGGCCGTGGCCTCGCGTGAGGAGGGTGATGATCCGGTCCGCTTCGCCCAGCTTCTGCGTCCGGAGGACGATGCCGTCGTCGCGGAAAAGGCTCATGGGGTCATTGTCCCGTACCCCGGGGGCCGCTCGGGCACTGGCTAAGGTGATCACCTCGTGACCGCCCCGCGCACCGACTGGAGACCGCTCGTGAAGGCCGTGGCATACGTCGCAGGCGCCGTCGTGCCGCTGGTGGCCAGCACCTGGCTGTGGCCCTCCGACCCGGCCGCCCTGCTGTGGCTCGTGGGGCTGGCGCTGCTGTGGCGGGCGCCGTACTGGCGCACCCGGCAGAAGGGGATCGCGACCCTG is a window encoding:
- a CDS encoding YcxB family protein, with amino-acid sequence MSEAVAAPVPAHADSLTFDYELTVADMRSALRARARVVRSARLQKVLLPLCYAVFAAGILVKGPEARDWPPLVICGLVAVFALVGGPVLQARSLHKALQGQGPRHTTVAAGGMAASWAHGSQSMAWSAFGRYTETKDHFVLLSPDKRGACLVILPKRALAAPGDADRLRALLDAGLPRA
- a CDS encoding isoprenyl transferase is translated as MARRGILGRSRREYRTPEPHPSGARPPKIPGELVPEHVAIVMDGNGRWAKERGLPRTEGHKVGAERVLDVLQGGIEMGVGAISLYAFSTENWRRSPDEVRFLMNFNRDFIRKTRDQLDELGIRVRWVGRMPKLWKSVAKELQVAQEQTKDNDRLTLYFCMNYGGRAEIADAAQAMAEDVKAGRLDPSKVSEKTLQKYMYYPDMPDVDLFLRPSGEQRTSNYLIWQSAYAEMVFQDVLWPDFDRRDLWRACLEYAQRDRRFGGALPNEDQLVKEPSAGE
- the recO gene encoding DNA repair protein RecO; translated protein: MSLFRDDGIVLRTQKLGEADRIITLLTRGHGRVRAVARGVRRTKSKFGARLEPFSHVDVQFFARGSELVGRGLPLCTQSETIAPYGGGIVTDYARYTAGTAMLETAERFTDHEGEPAVQQYLLLVGGLRTLAAGEHAPHLILDAFLLRSLAVNGYAPSFGACAKCGMPGPNRFFSAAAGGVVCGECRVPGSVVPSSESIELLGALLTGDWATADACEARYVREGSGLVASYLQWHLERGLRSLRYVEQ